One part of the Xylanimonas allomyrinae genome encodes these proteins:
- the leuS gene encoding leucine--tRNA ligase, producing MSTPDAAQATPVSESSRETSFRYTPVLAQEIEQRWQDRWEERGTFHAANPRGDLTGPGGAPASGSPYYIMDMFPYPSGAGLHVGHPLGYIATDVVGRFRRMRGDNVLHALGYDAFGLPAEQYAVQTGQHPRVTTEANIATMRRQLRRLGLAHDPRRSFATIDPGYVRWTQWIFLQIFDSWYDADAARPDGGTGRARRIAELREELAAGTRPVPGYPAGTAWADLTTAQQRDVVDAQRLAYVDESPVNWAPGLGTVLANEEVTADGRSERGNFPVFTKALRQWKMRITAYADRLNDDLALIDWPEKVKSMQRNWIGRSTGANVRFDVVGTVDLDAAGAGESIEVFTTRPDTLFGATFMVVAPEHPLLDEVPAAWPDGTRSSWTGGHESPVAAVAAYRREAATKSAVERQADAGKKTGVFSGHLAVNPLTGAYVPVFTADYVLMGYGTGAIMAVPGGDERDYAFATTFDLPIVYTVAPDGGLPADLDGAWTGDGVAINSPAPDAGDIPAADLVLNGLGVAEAKARAITWLEEHGVGEGTTTYRLRDWLFSRQRYWGEPFPIVWDEQDRPVALPESLLPVDLPDVPDYAPRTFDPEDRDSVPEAPLGRNAEWVEVTLDLGDGPRRYRRDTNTMPNWAGSCWYYLRYLDPTESGAAVDRALDEYWLGPRHNPTSGPAGGVDLYVGGVEHAVLHLLYARFWHKVLYDLGFVSAIEPFGTLFNQGYIQAYAYRDAQGFPVPAAEVEGDEQTGYTWQGQPVTREYGKMGKSLKNVVTPDEMYEAYGADTFRVYEMSMGPLDLSRPWNTRDVVGSQRFLQRLWRNVVSEETGEVTVVDAEPSVETLRAVHRTIADVTAEMEGMRPNTAIAKLITLNNHLTGLDAVPRAAVEPLVQMVAPLAPHLAEELWERLGHAESITYEPYPVADPQYLVEDTVTCVIQVQGKVRGRIEVPPSIGEADLEAAALAEPNVVKAIGGKPVRKVVVRAPKLVNVVV from the coding sequence GTGAGCACGCCCGACGCCGCCCAGGCCACCCCGGTTTCCGAGTCCTCCCGCGAGACTTCCTTCCGCTACACGCCGGTGCTCGCGCAGGAGATCGAGCAGCGCTGGCAGGACCGCTGGGAGGAGCGCGGCACGTTCCACGCCGCGAACCCGCGGGGCGACCTCACGGGCCCGGGCGGGGCTCCCGCGTCGGGCAGCCCGTACTACATCATGGACATGTTCCCCTACCCGTCGGGCGCCGGCCTGCACGTCGGCCACCCGCTGGGGTACATCGCCACCGACGTCGTCGGGCGCTTCCGGCGCATGCGCGGCGACAACGTGCTGCACGCCCTGGGCTACGACGCGTTCGGCCTGCCCGCCGAGCAGTACGCCGTGCAGACGGGCCAGCACCCGCGCGTGACCACCGAGGCGAACATCGCCACCATGCGGCGCCAGCTGCGCCGCCTCGGTCTGGCCCACGACCCGCGCCGCTCGTTCGCCACGATCGACCCGGGGTACGTGCGCTGGACGCAGTGGATCTTCCTGCAGATCTTCGACTCCTGGTACGACGCCGACGCCGCGCGCCCCGACGGCGGCACGGGCCGCGCCCGTCGCATCGCGGAACTGCGCGAGGAGCTGGCCGCGGGCACGCGGCCCGTCCCCGGCTACCCCGCGGGCACGGCCTGGGCCGACCTGACCACGGCGCAGCAGCGCGACGTCGTCGACGCCCAGCGCCTGGCCTACGTCGACGAGTCGCCCGTGAACTGGGCGCCCGGACTGGGCACGGTGCTGGCCAACGAGGAGGTCACCGCGGACGGCCGCTCGGAGCGCGGCAACTTCCCGGTGTTCACCAAGGCGCTGCGCCAGTGGAAGATGCGGATCACGGCCTACGCCGACCGCCTGAACGACGACCTCGCGCTGATCGACTGGCCCGAGAAGGTCAAGTCGATGCAGCGCAACTGGATCGGCCGCTCCACGGGCGCGAACGTGCGGTTCGACGTCGTCGGCACCGTCGACCTCGACGCCGCGGGCGCGGGCGAGTCGATCGAGGTGTTCACCACCCGCCCCGACACGCTGTTCGGTGCGACGTTCATGGTGGTGGCCCCCGAGCACCCGCTGCTCGACGAGGTGCCCGCGGCCTGGCCCGACGGGACGCGCTCCTCGTGGACCGGCGGGCACGAGTCGCCCGTCGCGGCCGTGGCCGCCTACCGCCGCGAGGCCGCGACGAAGTCGGCCGTCGAGCGGCAGGCCGACGCCGGCAAGAAGACCGGCGTCTTCTCGGGCCACCTGGCCGTCAACCCGCTCACGGGCGCGTACGTGCCGGTCTTCACCGCCGACTACGTCCTCATGGGCTACGGCACGGGCGCGATCATGGCCGTCCCGGGCGGCGACGAGCGCGACTACGCGTTCGCCACGACGTTCGACCTGCCGATCGTCTACACCGTGGCGCCCGACGGCGGGCTGCCCGCCGACCTGGACGGGGCGTGGACGGGCGACGGCGTCGCGATCAACAGCCCCGCGCCCGACGCCGGGGACATCCCCGCCGCGGACCTGGTGCTCAACGGGCTGGGCGTCGCCGAGGCCAAGGCCCGCGCGATCACGTGGCTCGAGGAGCACGGCGTCGGCGAGGGCACGACGACGTACCGGCTGCGCGACTGGCTGTTCAGCCGGCAGCGCTACTGGGGCGAGCCGTTCCCGATCGTGTGGGACGAGCAGGACCGCCCCGTCGCGCTGCCCGAGTCGCTGCTGCCCGTCGACCTGCCGGACGTGCCCGACTACGCGCCACGCACCTTCGACCCGGAGGACAGGGACTCGGTGCCCGAGGCCCCGCTGGGCCGCAACGCCGAGTGGGTCGAGGTGACCCTCGACCTGGGCGACGGGCCCCGCCGGTACCGCCGCGACACCAACACCATGCCCAACTGGGCCGGGTCGTGCTGGTACTACCTGCGCTACCTGGACCCGACCGAGTCCGGTGCGGCCGTCGACCGCGCGCTCGACGAGTACTGGCTGGGGCCGCGCCACAACCCGACGTCGGGCCCGGCCGGCGGCGTCGACCTGTACGTGGGCGGCGTCGAGCACGCGGTGCTGCACCTGCTGTACGCGCGGTTCTGGCACAAGGTGCTGTACGACCTGGGCTTCGTGAGCGCGATCGAGCCGTTCGGCACGCTGTTCAACCAGGGCTACATCCAGGCGTACGCCTACCGCGACGCCCAGGGGTTCCCGGTCCCGGCGGCCGAGGTCGAGGGCGACGAGCAGACCGGGTACACGTGGCAGGGCCAGCCGGTGACCCGCGAGTACGGGAAGATGGGCAAGTCCCTGAAGAACGTCGTCACGCCCGACGAGATGTACGAGGCGTACGGCGCCGACACCTTCCGCGTCTATGAGATGTCGATGGGCCCGCTGGACCTGTCGCGCCCCTGGAACACGCGCGACGTCGTCGGCTCGCAGCGGTTCCTGCAGCGGCTGTGGCGCAACGTGGTGTCCGAGGAGACGGGCGAGGTCACCGTCGTCGACGCCGAGCCCTCGGTCGAGACGCTGCGGGCCGTGCACCGCACCATCGCCGACGTCACGGCGGAGATGGAGGGCATGCGCCCCAACACGGCGATCGCCAAGCTCATCACGCTCAACAACCACCTGACCGGGCTCGACGCGGTGCCGCGCGCCGCCGTCGAGCCGCTGGTGCAGATGGTCGCGCCGCTCGCCCCGCACCTGGCGGAGGAGCTGTGGGAGCGCCTGGGCCACGCCGAGTCGATCACGTACGAGCCGTACCCCGTCGCCGACCCGCAGTACCTGGTCGAGGACACCGTGACGTGCGTGATCCAGGTGCAGGGCAAGGTGCGCGGTCGCATCGAGGTGCCGCCGTCGATCGGCGAGGCCGACCTGGAGGCCGCGGCGCTGGCCGAGCCGAACGTGGTCAAGGCGATCGGTGGCAAGCCCGTGCGCAAGGTCGTGGTGCGCGCGCCCAAGCTGGTCAACGTCGTCGTCTGA
- a CDS encoding aldo/keto reductase, with protein sequence MTTPWQLNDLGSTGLKVTPVTLGGGPLGSMPALFGNDVPERDAIDLVGAALDAGIRTIDTSNGYSAGESERRIGAALRAYGTLPEHTLVITKVDPLGSDYSGERVRRSLAESAERLGIRPLPVVHLHDPEFHDFAAMTAPGGAVEQLVAARERGEVGFVGLAGGDTRVTSRYWDLGVFELLLVHNRWTLADRSAGDLLARAQADGAALINAAVLGGGALTDPVRVPGKYGYGPAPAPVLEAIEAMRATCRRYGTTLDVAAVRFSTREPRFATTVVGMSSAARVAPTVAAATADLPDALFAELEGLLPAPEHWLDRR encoded by the coding sequence ATGACCACACCCTGGCAGCTCAACGACCTCGGCTCGACGGGCCTCAAGGTGACGCCCGTGACCCTCGGCGGCGGCCCCCTCGGGTCGATGCCCGCGCTGTTCGGCAACGACGTGCCCGAGCGAGACGCGATCGACCTGGTGGGCGCCGCGCTCGACGCCGGCATCCGCACCATCGACACGTCGAACGGGTACAGCGCGGGCGAGAGCGAACGGCGCATCGGCGCGGCCCTGCGCGCCTACGGCACGCTGCCCGAGCACACGCTCGTCATCACCAAGGTGGACCCGCTGGGCTCCGACTACTCGGGGGAGCGCGTGCGGCGCTCCCTCGCCGAGTCGGCCGAGCGGCTCGGCATCCGGCCCCTGCCGGTGGTGCACCTGCACGACCCGGAGTTCCACGACTTCGCGGCCATGACGGCCCCCGGCGGCGCCGTCGAACAGCTCGTGGCCGCGCGCGAGCGCGGTGAGGTCGGGTTCGTCGGCCTGGCCGGCGGCGACACGCGCGTGACGTCGCGCTACTGGGACCTGGGGGTGTTCGAACTGCTGCTGGTGCACAACCGCTGGACCCTCGCCGACCGCAGCGCCGGCGACCTGCTCGCGCGGGCGCAGGCCGACGGCGCCGCGCTCATCAACGCGGCCGTGCTGGGCGGCGGCGCGCTCACCGACCCGGTGCGCGTGCCGGGCAAGTATGGGTACGGCCCGGCGCCCGCCCCCGTGCTCGAGGCCATCGAGGCGATGCGCGCGACCTGCCGCAGGTACGGCACGACGCTCGACGTCGCGGCCGTCCGGTTCTCGACGCGCGAGCCCCGGTTCGCGACGACCGTCGTCGGGATGAGCTCGGCCGCGCGCGTCGCCCCCACGGTCGCCGCCGCGACGGCCGACCTGCCCGACGCGCTCTTCGCGGAGCTGGAGGGACTGCTGCCCGCGCCCGAGCACTGGCTCGACCGCCGCTGA
- a CDS encoding MFS transporter, with amino-acid sequence MPTIQPTAPSGPRVRRVGAALFALSLGGFTIGTTEFATMGLLPQIGDDFGVSDPVVGHAITAYALGVVVGAPLLTVAAARLSRQRLLLVLMGAYTLANLVSAAAPSIGLLVAGRFLAGLPHGAFFGVGAAVGASVAGPGRRGHAVSMMMTGLTVANVVGVPLSTFVGQQLGWRVAFLLIGVLGAATLAGVLAFVPHDGPVDSSVSQELRSLRNAPLWIGFLAGAVGFGGLFAVYSYVAPTMTKAAGLAPGHVPWVLAVFGVGMTVGTLLGGRLADRDVLRTVVGGFVATGAALAVFALVGHQVVPAIAALFLLGVTSQVLGLSMQTRLMDLSPRAQSLGAALCHSALNVGNASGAFFGGLVIAAGWGYLAPAWTGVVLTALGLALVLALGRQPATHRHDDVAAQVADALTALDGGPALDAQESSR; translated from the coding sequence TTGCCCACGATCCAGCCCACGGCCCCCTCCGGCCCTCGCGTACGGCGTGTCGGCGCGGCGCTGTTCGCGCTCTCGCTCGGCGGCTTCACCATCGGCACCACCGAGTTCGCGACCATGGGGCTGCTGCCCCAGATCGGCGACGACTTCGGCGTCAGCGACCCCGTCGTCGGCCACGCGATCACGGCGTACGCGCTCGGCGTCGTCGTCGGCGCCCCGCTGCTCACGGTCGCGGCCGCGCGCCTGAGCCGCCAGCGCCTGCTGCTCGTGCTCATGGGCGCGTACACGCTCGCCAACCTCGTCTCCGCGGCCGCGCCCAGCATCGGCCTGCTGGTGGCCGGGCGGTTCCTCGCGGGGCTGCCGCACGGCGCGTTCTTCGGCGTCGGGGCCGCCGTCGGGGCCTCCGTCGCCGGGCCGGGGCGCCGCGGGCACGCCGTCTCGATGATGATGACCGGGCTGACCGTCGCCAACGTCGTGGGCGTGCCGCTGTCGACCTTCGTGGGCCAGCAGCTCGGCTGGCGTGTCGCCTTCCTGCTCATCGGGGTGCTCGGCGCGGCGACGCTCGCGGGCGTGCTCGCGTTCGTGCCGCACGACGGGCCGGTCGACTCCTCGGTGTCCCAGGAGCTGCGCTCGCTGCGCAACGCGCCGCTGTGGATCGGGTTCCTTGCCGGTGCCGTCGGGTTCGGCGGGCTGTTCGCCGTCTACTCCTATGTGGCGCCCACCATGACCAAAGCGGCCGGGCTCGCACCCGGGCACGTGCCCTGGGTGCTGGCCGTGTTCGGCGTGGGCATGACCGTGGGCACGCTGCTGGGCGGGCGGCTCGCCGACCGCGACGTGCTGCGCACCGTCGTGGGCGGGTTCGTCGCGACGGGTGCGGCGCTCGCGGTCTTCGCGCTGGTCGGCCACCAGGTGGTGCCCGCGATCGCCGCGCTGTTCCTGCTGGGTGTGACCTCGCAGGTGCTGGGCCTGTCGATGCAGACCCGGCTCATGGACCTGTCGCCGCGCGCGCAGTCGCTCGGCGCCGCCCTGTGCCACTCGGCGCTCAACGTCGGCAACGCGTCCGGGGCGTTCTTCGGCGGCCTCGTCATCGCCGCCGGCTGGGGCTACCTCGCGCCCGCGTGGACCGGCGTCGTGCTGACCGCGCTGGGGCTGGCGCTCGTGCTGGCGCTCGGGCGCCAGCCGGCGACGCACCGGCACGACGACGTCGCCGCCCAGGTGGCGGACGCCCTGACCGCCCTCGACGGCGGCCCCGCTCTCGACGCACAGGAGTCCTCGCGATGA
- a CDS encoding metal-dependent transcriptional regulator produces the protein MDPAELTPVAQDYLKAVWSLLEWVPDGEPAKASTGRLAERLGVGPSTVSEAVQRMSEQGLLVHEPYRGVGLTDRGRGYALVMVRRHRILETWLVQQLGYAWDEVHDEAERLEHAVSDRLVERLDALLGHPVRDPHGDPIPTPDGRVVRPDAVPLSVLDAGESGVIARISDADPADLRFLAGLGFALDVPVTVTARLPRRDVLALTWSCDGAQRGAEIGARPASRVWVTRA, from the coding sequence GTGGACCCCGCTGAGCTGACCCCCGTCGCCCAGGACTACCTGAAGGCCGTCTGGTCGCTGCTCGAATGGGTCCCGGACGGCGAGCCGGCCAAGGCGTCGACGGGCCGCCTCGCCGAACGGCTCGGCGTCGGGCCCTCGACCGTGTCCGAGGCCGTGCAGCGCATGTCCGAGCAGGGCCTGCTGGTCCACGAGCCCTACCGCGGCGTCGGTCTGACCGACCGCGGGCGCGGCTACGCCCTGGTGATGGTGCGCCGCCACCGGATCCTCGAGACGTGGCTCGTGCAGCAGCTCGGCTACGCCTGGGACGAGGTCCACGACGAGGCCGAGCGCCTCGAGCACGCCGTCTCCGACCGGCTCGTGGAACGCCTCGACGCGCTGCTGGGCCACCCGGTGCGCGACCCGCACGGCGACCCGATCCCCACGCCCGACGGGCGCGTCGTGCGGCCCGACGCCGTGCCGCTGTCGGTGCTCGACGCGGGGGAGTCGGGCGTGATCGCGCGCATCTCGGACGCCGACCCGGCCGACCTCCGGTTCCTCGCGGGGCTCGGCTTCGCGCTCGACGTCCCCGTGACCGTCACGGCGCGGCTGCCGCGGCGTGACGTGCTCGCGCTCACCTGGTCGTGCGACGGGGCGCAGCGGGGAGCCGAGATCGGCGCGCGGCCGGCGTCGCGCGTGTGGGTCACGAGGGCGTAG
- a CDS encoding metallophosphoesterase family protein, whose amino-acid sequence MSKAARRTPPRWVRWTLAGLAAVLVSVVFGVTTASADLSLGPHEARYEVTTDGEVVADLGPLGTLRLDSPAGPLGIDVTIKEIPADLTEISQARTLEGLSGDLDSYLQFFGSPQVTASTVVRALVLDAVRRTAVALVVVALAAAGLWFLVGKARRRELSAALAPRTWAITAGTVVVALVGGLVASDARGSRSEAPMSPVFAGTALEGARLTGRLAGVIDTYGAQLVGIYRQNEAFYADARGALQVAWDEQAEADRRLAALAVAQGTAGIHDAFPPEDATPRPEGSESAAPDDGTAPLDDADGAPTPSSSPDVTPDVTPDVTPDVTPDVTPSPDATPSRGTGGDDAADAPDDAGQVTFLVVSDLHCNMSMTPLIRDVAERAGVDAILDAGDTTMNGTAVERVCVDSFATARPKGVPMVVSDGNHDSAIIAAEQRSNGITVLSGDVIDVAGVRILGDHDPNETRVGGGTTSRGETAAEMGERLAQTACDAGDVDLLLIHTPAVGQDALDSGCVPFQVSGHTHLRHDPAPRGLGIRYVNASTAGAKSGQPTVGPLHGIAEMTLLRFDTAEKRFTEWKLVEVFPDATATVSPWRTVPLRPRPVAEESQDPQDEGAGSEGAGSEGTGPESTEPGGAEEGDGTSQAPDPADGLPESAPQP is encoded by the coding sequence GTGAGCAAGGCTGCGCGTCGCACCCCACCCCGTTGGGTTCGCTGGACCCTCGCCGGTCTCGCCGCCGTGCTCGTGAGCGTCGTCTTCGGCGTCACGACGGCGTCGGCCGACCTGTCGCTCGGCCCGCACGAGGCCCGCTACGAGGTGACGACCGACGGCGAGGTCGTGGCCGACCTCGGCCCGCTGGGCACCCTGCGGCTCGACTCGCCCGCCGGGCCGCTCGGGATCGACGTGACCATCAAGGAGATCCCGGCGGATCTCACGGAGATCAGCCAGGCCCGCACGCTCGAAGGGCTCAGCGGGGACCTGGACTCCTATCTGCAGTTCTTCGGCAGCCCGCAGGTCACCGCGTCGACCGTCGTGCGCGCTCTCGTGCTCGACGCGGTGCGGCGCACGGCCGTGGCCCTGGTCGTCGTCGCGCTCGCAGCGGCCGGGCTGTGGTTCCTCGTGGGCAAGGCGCGCCGCCGCGAGCTGTCCGCGGCGCTCGCGCCGCGGACGTGGGCCATCACCGCGGGCACCGTCGTGGTCGCGCTCGTGGGCGGGCTCGTGGCGTCCGACGCCCGGGGTTCGCGCAGCGAGGCACCGATGTCCCCGGTCTTCGCCGGGACGGCGCTCGAGGGCGCGCGGCTGACGGGCCGGCTCGCGGGCGTCATCGACACCTACGGCGCCCAGCTCGTGGGGATCTACCGCCAGAACGAGGCGTTCTACGCCGACGCGCGCGGAGCGCTCCAGGTCGCGTGGGACGAGCAGGCCGAGGCCGACCGGAGGCTTGCGGCGCTGGCCGTCGCGCAGGGCACGGCGGGCATCCACGACGCGTTCCCGCCCGAGGACGCCACGCCCCGGCCCGAGGGGAGCGAGAGCGCGGCCCCGGACGACGGGACCGCCCCGCTCGACGACGCCGACGGGGCGCCGACGCCGTCGAGCAGCCCCGACGTCACGCCCGACGTCACGCCCGACGTCACGCCCGACGTCACGCCCGACGTCACGCCCAGCCCCGACGCCACCCCCTCGCGCGGCACCGGGGGCGACGACGCGGCCGACGCCCCCGACGACGCCGGGCAGGTGACGTTCCTCGTGGTCTCCGACCTGCACTGCAACATGAGCATGACCCCGCTGATCCGCGACGTCGCCGAGCGTGCCGGCGTCGACGCCATCCTCGACGCGGGCGACACCACCATGAACGGCACGGCCGTCGAGCGGGTGTGCGTCGACTCGTTCGCCACCGCCCGCCCCAAGGGCGTGCCGATGGTGGTCTCGGACGGCAACCACGACTCGGCGATCATCGCCGCCGAGCAGCGCTCGAACGGCATCACGGTGCTCAGCGGCGACGTCATCGACGTCGCCGGGGTGCGGATCCTGGGCGACCACGACCCGAACGAGACGCGGGTGGGCGGCGGGACGACGTCGCGCGGCGAGACGGCGGCGGAGATGGGTGAGCGGCTCGCGCAGACGGCGTGCGACGCGGGCGACGTCGACCTGCTGCTCATCCACACCCCTGCCGTGGGGCAGGACGCCCTCGACTCCGGATGCGTGCCCTTCCAGGTGTCGGGCCACACGCACCTGCGGCACGACCCCGCGCCACGGGGCCTGGGCATCCGCTACGTCAACGCCTCGACGGCGGGCGCGAAGTCCGGTCAGCCGACCGTCGGTCCCTTGCACGGGATCGCGGAGATGACGCTGCTGCGCTTCGACACCGCGGAGAAGCGGTTCACCGAGTGGAAGCTGGTCGAGGTGTTCCCCGACGCCACGGCAACCGTCAGCCCGTGGCGCACCGTCCCGCTGCGGCCGCGGCCGGTCGCGGAGGAGTCGCAGGACCCGCAGGACGAGGGCGCAGGGTCGGAGGGCGCCGGGTCGGAGGGCACAGGGCCGGAGAGCACCGAGCCCGGCGGCGCCGAGGAGGGTGACGGCACGAGCCAGGCGCCCGACCCGGCCGACGGCCTCCCCGAGTCCGCCCCGCAGCCGTAG
- a CDS encoding Ku protein: MRAIWKGAVTFGLVNVPVKVYSATEDHDVPLHQVHDADGGRIRYQRVCELDGAVVPYEHIDRAYDDGEHTVVLSKDDLAGLPAERDREIDVVEFVPSSQIDPILLDRTYYLEPDSASTKAYVLLRRTLEETDRTALVKFALRQRTRLAALRVRGDVLVLQTLLWSDEVRQAAFPSLAEDVAVTDKELAMSRQLVASFEGDFAPQEFEDEYQAQLRRLIEAKIERGESVSSAETFGTAAEGGGAEVIDLMEALRRSVEEARSRRSG; this comes from the coding sequence ATGCGGGCCATCTGGAAGGGCGCGGTCACGTTCGGGCTCGTCAACGTGCCGGTCAAGGTCTACAGCGCCACCGAGGACCACGACGTGCCGCTGCACCAGGTCCACGACGCCGACGGCGGTCGCATCCGCTACCAGCGCGTGTGCGAGCTGGACGGCGCCGTGGTGCCCTACGAGCACATCGACCGCGCCTACGACGACGGCGAGCACACCGTGGTGCTCTCGAAGGACGACCTGGCCGGCCTGCCCGCGGAACGCGACCGCGAGATCGACGTCGTCGAGTTCGTGCCGTCGTCGCAGATCGACCCGATCCTGCTCGACCGCACCTACTACCTGGAGCCGGACTCCGCGTCGACCAAGGCGTACGTGCTGCTGCGCCGCACCCTTGAGGAGACGGACCGCACCGCCCTCGTGAAGTTCGCGCTGCGCCAGCGGACCCGGCTCGCGGCCCTGCGGGTGCGCGGCGACGTGCTGGTGCTGCAGACCCTGCTGTGGTCGGACGAGGTGCGGCAGGCCGCGTTCCCGTCGCTCGCCGAGGACGTCGCCGTCACCGACAAGGAGCTGGCGATGTCGCGTCAGCTCGTGGCGAGCTTCGAGGGCGACTTCGCGCCGCAGGAGTTCGAGGACGAGTACCAGGCGCAGCTGCGGCGGCTCATCGAGGCCAAGATCGAGCGCGGAGAGTCGGTCAGCAGCGCCGAGACGTTCGGCACGGCCGCCGAGGGCGGGGGCGCCGAGGTCATCGACCTCATGGAGGCGCTGCGCCGGAGCGTCGAGGAGGCCAGGTCCCGTCGCAGCGGGTGA
- a CDS encoding GTP pyrophosphokinase gives MLDLRRLMLSYKFGIDEINTKIGILRDEFRHIHDYNPIEHTGSRLKSFESIVLKAQRKQIPLTLDDIRSQMYDVAGVRVTCSFISDIYRVKDMLAAQRDLTVVEERDYIAHPKANGYKSLHLIVKVPVYLSDRVEDVVVEIQLRTIAMDFWASLEHKIYYKYGKEVPRHLTDSLKLAADVAWSLDSSMERIHDEVKAIAADEDDPLGRGETQLRPEEVLEAFMHAAEVADEASRSSR, from the coding sequence ATGCTCGACCTGCGCCGGCTGATGCTGTCGTACAAGTTCGGCATCGACGAGATCAACACCAAGATCGGCATCCTGCGCGACGAGTTCCGGCACATCCACGACTACAACCCGATCGAGCACACGGGTTCGCGCCTCAAGTCGTTCGAGTCGATCGTCCTCAAGGCGCAGCGCAAGCAGATCCCGCTCACGCTCGACGACATCCGCTCCCAGATGTACGACGTCGCCGGCGTGCGCGTGACGTGCAGCTTCATCTCGGACATCTACCGGGTGAAGGACATGCTCGCCGCCCAGCGCGACCTGACCGTCGTCGAGGAGCGCGACTACATCGCCCACCCGAAGGCCAACGGGTACAAGTCGCTGCACCTGATCGTCAAGGTGCCGGTCTACCTGTCCGACCGGGTCGAGGACGTCGTCGTCGAGATCCAGCTGCGGACCATCGCCATGGACTTCTGGGCGAGCCTGGAGCACAAGATCTACTACAAGTACGGCAAGGAGGTGCCGCGTCACCTCACGGACTCGCTCAAGCTCGCCGCGGACGTCGCGTGGTCGCTCGACAGCTCGATGGAGCGCATCCACGACGAGGTCAAGGCGATCGCCGCGGACGAGGACGACCCTCTGGGCCGCGGCGAGACCCAGCTGCGCCCCGAGGAGGTGCTCGAGGCGTTCATGCACGCCGCCGAGGTCGCCGACGAGGCGTCGCGCTCGAGCCGGTGA
- a CDS encoding DNA polymerase ligase N-terminal domain-containing protein, translated as MTPTAPRAVRARAVRARATAGAVVRGGTSGGRCGGVRPLPLAPPGDPARPRGAARAPSFVIQEHHARRLHWDFRLEHDGVLVSWALPKGEPTDPARNHLAVQTEDHPLAYGTFEGRIPAGEYGAGEVTLWDTGTYEPEKWRDGREVIVTLHGDRRGTRRLALIRTGTGTHWLIHRTQQQPAPPPGSPRHFVVGSCPRAHEPTTKCRPAKPPAPCRRGWSPCWRPAPGPLRCGGWRRTRSCPSRGGPSR; from the coding sequence GTGACCCCGACCGCACCCCGAGCCGTTCGAGCACGAGCCGTTCGAGCACGAGCCACCGCGGGCGCCGTCGTCCGCGGCGGAACCTCCGGGGGCAGGTGCGGCGGCGTCCGGCCCCTCCCCCTCGCGCCTCCAGGCGACCCCGCCCGTCCCCGGGGTGCCGCGCGGGCGCCGTCCTTCGTCATCCAGGAGCACCACGCCCGGCGCCTGCACTGGGACTTCCGCCTGGAGCACGACGGCGTGCTGGTGAGCTGGGCGCTGCCCAAGGGCGAGCCCACGGACCCCGCCCGCAACCACCTCGCCGTCCAGACCGAGGACCACCCGCTCGCCTACGGCACCTTCGAGGGGCGCATCCCCGCAGGCGAGTACGGGGCGGGCGAGGTGACGCTCTGGGACACCGGCACCTACGAGCCGGAGAAGTGGCGCGACGGCCGCGAGGTCATCGTGACGCTCCACGGCGACCGCCGCGGCACGCGCCGCCTCGCCCTGATCCGCACGGGCACCGGCACCCACTGGCTCATCCACCGCACCCAGCAGCAGCCTGCTCCCCCACCGGGGTCACCTCGGCACTTCGTCGTCGGCTCGTGCCCCCGGGCGCACGAGCCGACGACGAAGTGCCGACCAGCCAAGCCGCCGGCACCATGTCGTCGCGGCTGGAGCCCATGCTGGCGACCGGCGCCGGGCCCGTTGAGGTGCGGGGGCTGGAGGCGGACGCGCTCCTGCCCGAGCCGCGGTGGGCCTTCGAGATGA